From one Thalassobaculum sp. OXR-137 genomic stretch:
- a CDS encoding homocysteine S-methyltransferase family protein produces the protein MTEAARELSRLAEQRVVILDGAMGTMIQNLSLSEEDFRGDRFTESNHDLRGDNDILNLSQPEMIEDIHRQYFEAGADIAQTNTFNATSISQADYGLSHLAREINVEGARIARRAADKVRDEEGRPTFVAGALGPTNRTASISPDVSDPGARNTSFDELRAAYLEATLGLIEGGADIILVETIFDTLNAKAALFAVEQAFDEAGTKLPIMISGTITDRSGRTLSGQTPEAFWNSVRHANPFSVGFNCALGAKDLRPHVAELSRVADVRVSAYPNAGLPNEFGGYDEKPEQTAEHLGHWAQDGLVNVVGGCCGTTPAHIAAIARQVKAAAPRVVPQLSRRLRLSGLEPFDLRSAF, from the coding sequence ATGACTGAAGCGGCACGAGAACTCTCGCGCCTCGCGGAACAGAGGGTCGTGATCCTGGACGGTGCCATGGGCACGATGATCCAGAACCTGAGCCTGTCCGAGGAGGATTTCCGCGGGGATCGCTTCACCGAGTCCAATCACGACCTTCGGGGCGACAACGACATCCTCAATCTCTCTCAGCCGGAGATGATCGAGGATATCCACCGCCAGTATTTCGAGGCGGGTGCCGATATCGCCCAGACCAACACGTTCAACGCCACGTCGATCAGCCAGGCGGATTACGGCCTGTCGCATCTGGCCAGGGAGATCAATGTGGAGGGCGCGCGGATCGCCCGCCGCGCCGCCGACAAGGTGCGCGATGAGGAGGGCCGCCCGACCTTCGTGGCCGGCGCTCTCGGTCCGACCAACCGCACCGCGTCGATCTCGCCGGACGTGTCCGATCCGGGGGCGCGCAACACCAGTTTCGACGAACTGCGTGCCGCCTACCTGGAAGCCACGCTCGGTCTGATCGAGGGGGGCGCGGACATCATTCTGGTGGAGACCATCTTCGACACCCTGAACGCCAAGGCGGCGCTGTTCGCCGTCGAGCAGGCGTTCGACGAGGCTGGGACCAAGCTGCCGATCATGATCAGCGGCACCATCACCGACCGCTCCGGCCGCACCCTGTCCGGGCAGACGCCGGAGGCGTTCTGGAACTCGGTGCGCCACGCCAACCCGTTCAGCGTCGGCTTCAACTGCGCGCTCGGCGCCAAGGACCTGCGCCCGCACGTGGCCGAGCTGTCGCGGGTGGCCGACGTCCGCGTCTCCGCCTATCCGAATGCCGGCCTGCCGAACGAATTCGGCGGCTATGACGAGAAGCCGGAACAGACCGCCGAGCATCTGGGCCATTGGGCGCAGGACGGGCTGGTCAATGTGGTCGGCGGCTGCTGCGGCACCACGCCGGCCCATATCGCCGCGATCGCCCGACAGGTGAAGGCCGCCGCGCCGCGCGTCGTGCCGCAACTGTCGCGCCGCCTGCGTCTGTCCGGCCTCGAACCCTTTGATCTCAGGAGTGCGTTTTGA
- a CDS encoding homocysteine S-methyltransferase family protein encodes MTTGFTEPMAGSRTGPALVSGGFGKLSARAGASCLEELNITDPKAVIELHRWHLDEGADILRTNTGGASPERLDRYRMHDEAFIVSYMAAEHASKAAREHGGGRRVMGVARVEALAPLIGFLPLDRVEAAARTMASGLVGGGADMLLLETAQCPARIVAALDGTRRGMADAGRSVPVLVKLRYETRLGALARDAITDSLARAAAAVAGIGAHGLALAPDNLDRPFAETLWATAEAYRGPLFVDLAPTSPHWAGLDDRTGLRQRIAFTAGRRVEPCETIEGPVRPAPANDAGPRPVARSY; translated from the coding sequence GTGACCACTGGCTTCACCGAACCGATGGCTGGCTCCAGGACCGGCCCCGCGCTGGTCTCCGGCGGGTTCGGGAAGCTGTCGGCGCGTGCCGGCGCCTCCTGCCTGGAGGAGCTGAACATCACCGACCCCAAGGCGGTGATCGAGCTGCACCGCTGGCATCTGGACGAGGGCGCGGACATCCTGCGCACCAATACCGGCGGCGCTTCGCCGGAGCGGCTGGACCGCTATCGCATGCATGACGAGGCGTTCATCGTCTCCTACATGGCGGCCGAGCACGCCTCCAAGGCGGCGCGGGAGCATGGCGGCGGCCGGCGGGTGATGGGCGTGGCCCGGGTGGAAGCCCTGGCCCCGCTGATCGGCTTCCTGCCGCTCGACCGGGTCGAGGCGGCGGCGCGTACCATGGCCTCCGGGCTGGTCGGCGGTGGGGCCGACATGCTGCTGCTGGAGACGGCGCAGTGCCCGGCGCGGATCGTCGCCGCCCTGGACGGCACGCGGCGCGGCATGGCCGATGCCGGCCGGTCGGTGCCGGTGCTGGTGAAGCTGCGCTACGAGACGCGGCTGGGCGCGCTGGCCCGCGACGCCATCACCGACAGTCTGGCCCGTGCGGCGGCCGCCGTTGCCGGGATCGGCGCCCACGGCCTCGCCCTGGCGCCGGACAATCTGGACCGGCCCTTCGCGGAAACCCTGTGGGCGACCGCCGAGGCCTATCGGGGGCCGCTGTTCGTCGATCTGGCTCCGACCTCCCCCCATTGGGCGGGACTGGACGACAGGACCGGGCTGAGGCAGCGGATCGCGTTCACCGCGGGCCGGCGTGTCGAGCCATGCGAGACCATCGAGGGCCCGGTTCGTCCGGCGCCCGCGAACGATGCGGGACCGAGACCGGTCGCCCGCAGCTACTGA